The sequence GCACGAAATCCTCAGGGCTCGTGCCAGTGCATCCATCGTACAGTAGCAGTCAGCGAAGCACCGAAGCTGCGCTCTCCGGGCCGCCGACCCCACTGTGCAGCGCTGCTAGCCAGCCGTTAGTAATTTTGCGGGAGCATCGCAGCGCAAATTGATAATCACCATCAAACCTTCGCGCGCGCTTGTTTCTGCAAAGCGAGGCATCGCCGCTGCAGGCCCAGATAAGACGGTACGTGGCTGCTCCCAGCAATCcatcctctgcctctcctctgcctctcctcgccatcctcctccgttgccatcctcttctcctgtTGCGCAGCGCATTCGGTCTTGTCCACTAATCATGCCCTCAGCTCTCCCGACACAGCTCGTGCGACCCACGCAACCAACCCATCCCAAAATGCCGTCGAATGCGAGACCAGCCGCTGGCGACAGCGCCCAACTGCCCTCCTTCTACTCCCCCCGAACCGCTGCCGCCGACACTCCCCAGAGCCGTGATGGCCAGCCCATCGACGAGCTGTCGCTGCCGCCCAGTCATGCCAGCCCCTCGCCGGCGACGCAGCCGCCCCCGCCATCGCTGCTGTCGCCCGCCTTCACCCCTCCGGCCACCCCGGGAAACCAGACGCCAACAACTGCTGGACTGCGAGGAATACCGGTCGACAGCTCTATTCCGTCCGGTGGATGCGGCAGCAAGAAGCCCAGATTACTAGAAACGCTGCCCGAGGTCAATTGCGTTGTTCGGGCCCGCATCCCCACCGTCAGCGGCACCGAGATGTTCCTCCACCTGTATACCAACAATGTCGACAACAAGGAGCATCTGGCCATTGTTTTTGGCAATGACATCCGGAGCAAGTCGCTGGATGAACCCCGCGAGGGAGAGACCGAAATGGACCGCATGATTCGAGGTGCCTACACAGGTCGGCTGTTCCCAGGCCGGACAACGAGTGGCATGGGCGGTCCTTCGTCCGAGTCTCAGCAGGAGCAAAGCCATCGCCAGGACCCGCCATTGGTGCGGATACACTCAGAATGCTACACTGGAGAGACTGCGTGGTCGGCGCGATGCGACTGCGGCGAACAGCTTGACGAGGCTGCTCGGCTAATGGCTCTACCGGGCAACAAGGCTGGCGGTATCATCATTTATCTGCGGCAAGAGGGCCGCGGTATTGGGCTTGGCGAGAAACTGAAGGCTTATAACTTGCAAGACCTTGGATCCGATACAGTGGAAGcgaatctgctgctgcgacacCCGGCCGATGCTCGAAGCTACGGGCTGGCTACTGCCATGCTCATGGACCTGGGACAGACAGATGTGCGCCTGCTGACCAATAACCCCGACAAGGTCCGTGCCATTGAGGGCCCGAATCGAGAGATTGTCGTCAAGGAGCGAGTTGCCATGGTGCCCTTGTCATGGAAAGGCAAGGGTGGCTTCAGAAGCCAAGAAGTAGAGGGCTACTTGAAGACAAAGGTAAGAATCTTTGCCCCCCTCTCGTGGTTGAAAATAGATGAGAACTATGTGCTAACAAGCTGTGCAGATCGAAAAGATGGGCCATATGCTGGACATGGGATCATTTCCTCAATAACCAAGATTTAGaacgaagaaagagaagaagaggagaaggagaaggagaagaagaagacgagaacgacgatgacgacgacgaatatTTGTTTGAATATTGGGTAATGGGCATACTTGGagtttttcctttcttttcttttcttttcttttctggctGCAGGATGGAAATCGTGATTGTTATCTGTCAACCGACGCTATTTAGCACATACATATACCATATATCCACATCGACTGAGCTGAAGGGAGCCAGTTCGCATATATAACTGCTGGTTAGCAATATTGAGcgacacaaaaaaaaaaagttggttCATCAGAACCAGTAGCtggaataaaagaagaaaaaaatattaataattaacaaCCTAATcaaattaatataatctaaTCGTCATGTGCCAAAACTCATCTCTTCTACATTGCTGGCTGTTGCATCTCAGGTAGCGCGGAACTGACCATTCGAGTCGCTGCACGGCCGCGACTCCACAGCCGCGGGTCCACTAAAATTTCAGCAGATCAAGGCAGCCAAGGCGCTGAAAGCGCTTCTGACAGCACGCGCCAAGGCAAGGCAGCGCTGCGCAGGCTCATTTTTCTATCAGATCTGGCTGGCATTTCCTCCCAACATCTCGCGTCCCGTGCTTCTGCCTGCGCTACAAATACGCTGCTCGATCCTCGATCCTCGATCCCCTCTGGCTGCTTCGACAACCAACCGGCCATGCAGCTGCGCCTGTCGAGTCCCTGAAAAATGCAACCCCAGGACATCCGCCTTCGGCTGGTGATCCGCCGTCACGGGCTGCCCGAGATCAAGCTTGTCTGGCCCTGTTCCTGCGCCGAGGACGTCACCATCGCAAAGGTTTTGGAGCAGGTTAACGAGGTCATTCCCCTCGAGAGCGGCGAATGGGGCCTTGAAGACTACGCCGTGGAGCTTGAGGATGGGAAAGGCGGCAGCTTCGAGTGTCTGCACTTCCAGCAGGTTGGCCGGATTCTGAAAGACGAAGACCAGGTCATGTGAGTGTCGCCCGCGTTGTGCTTGGCTGCTCGGTATTGATTCTAACTCTCCCACCTAGTATTCGATCTCTCCTCACCGGCGATTTGAAGCGACGGCGACTCAGCGGACGACACCAGATCTCCGACGATGGGAGGCACTTAATAGATGGCCTCGCCTTTGGCAGATCTTGGATAAGAACTCCTCGCGACCGCCCTCACATCGACCTGCCGCCACGAAAACGTGTTCGTTTCAGCAACgaggttgaagatgatgatgaagagcagGAGCAACTTCTGCTCGAAGCATTGCCTTTTTCTCAGAACGGAAATGTCAAGAACGTGCGAATTGTAGACCAttacgaagacgacgacgaagacgacgacgactacgATTTCCAAGAGTATCAAGAATACCCTGGTGGCTCTACTTCAACATCTGATACCTCTCCGAATAGAAGGATACATGTGGGCGAGCACAAGGACGATAGTGACATGgacgatgatgctgatgaagaggatgatgacgacgaagatctTGAAGCGGAACTGCGCCTTCTAAGACAAGATGCCACCGCTAGGGCTACTGATACCTACATACCGCATTctaatgaagaagaaggtatTGAGAtaggaaatgaagaagaagaagatagtaCGGCAGACGAGCTTCCTAGCTCCAACTCTTCTGGCAAGGATTCAATAGCTTCTCAGAGCTATAGTCACCTACACATGGACAGCCTTGTCGTGGTGTTTCGATCGGCATTTCCAAAATTATCGGATGAAGATATTAAATCGGCTCTTGCCCAGACGAACAAGAATATGAGAAAAGCCTATTTATCACTATCAATGCTTCAAGAACCTTGTCAAACTTTTCATCAAATGATGGATGACGTTCCTTTCCTTCTTGTTCAGGAATCTTTTCTACGCGCCAAGGAGAACACCAACGTCCTCAATGGAATTGAAGCCACCAATGGATTACTCATTGAAAGTCAGGAGAAAGTAAAGGGACGACCGAAGCCGCTCATTCAAGAAGTCGAAGACTCTGAAGAAACCGAAGTTTCCGAGAATCCTAAAGTATCTCAGTTGAATGGTGGTGTTTCAATCTCTCTCGCGAGATCAAATCAAATCCAAGATTTGAGCAGCGACGAAACTTCTGAGTCTGACTTTGAAGAGTCGGAATCAGATTCAGAAGAGGATACATCttcagaagaagagagcggATCGGACTCTGAGAGCGACTCTAGCGATGCCTCTGGGAATAACAGCTCCTCCGGCGAGGAAGGAGACAGAGGCCGTGTTAGCAATTTACCTACAGCAACCACGGCTCCTAAGAAATTCAAAGATGCCTCGTCAGGGGAAAGCTCTTCTAGCGAGGGCAGCGACGAGTCAAGCGATTCGGATTCAGCAGAAGAGTCGGACTCGGATTCAGACTCTGAATCCGAGTCTGAATCCGAATCTGAATCTGAGTCtgaagtagaagaagtaTCATCGAAAAAGCCAGTAAAGCTAACACATCCTGCACATTCAACGAACAAAAAACAGAACATCACAGTTGCACTTGCCACTCAAGCTCAAGCAACTAATCAACCACGGCCAGTTGGTTTGACGCGAACACAAAAGCGCAATGCGAGGAGGAAACGTAATAAGGCCTTCAAAGAACTAGGCCTTGAGCAGTCTCAGTCAGCAAACAGCGACGAGGATGGTGCCACGAAAGACGACTTTCTGGCACGAAAAGAGGCACTCCTAGCTGCCATCCTTAATGAATCTCACGAAGGTGGCGGAACAAACGGTGAGGCAGAAATGGAAGCTGCTCCTCTGCTAGATCAGATGCTTGAAGACCAGCCGCAGGAAATGGAGACAGATATCAATAAGGTAGCCGAAGCCGAAACATCTGAACCGAAAGATACGCCGGGAAAACGCTCAACCCGTGTTGACCTGGGCGCAGGTCGCCGGCTTGTATTTGGCGCTCTGGGCTTGAAAGCCCCGTCAACCAAAGCTGATGAGCAAAAAATTCGTGACAACCTCATGAAAGACGTGCGACCGCTAGTCAATCCACGCACTCTgcgagatggcgatggtaATAACGCCAGCGAGGCCCCATTaatggatgaagaagatcctGATGcttggagagagaaaattgtCTACAAGGCTGTGGAATGCTGCCATGAGGACATGGTACTTAGCGAGCCCCCATTCCCTTTTGTCCAACGCTGGGATCCCCAGCAAAAGTATCACACTATGCGAAAGCGAAAGCGCGCGTCGGAGAACTACCAAGCCGATACCTCGTATGACGACTCTGCGTACTATTATGCTGATGAGCCCGAGGAAGACTATTACGCTAGAGATGCCggagaaaaaagcaaaaagaagaaacagagaAAGTCTGCGAACCTGCAGAGTGGCAATGTGGAACAAGATGAGCAAGATGTAATTCTCAATTACGATGAAGCGCCCATAAAGAGCAGCCAGTTTACGGACATGGATGATCTGCCATCCTTGCCCAAAGATATCAAAGCGCTGCCGTTGGTAACGCCTGAATCAGCCCAGCCTGGGATGGTCATTACTTGGAATCAGCTCCTCATGTCAAAAGCTACGAAATGGCAGCCAGAATTGTTACCGATTACGGGCCTAATTATTCCTGGAGGCGGAAACGGTAGCGTCCACGTCACGTTGGCCAGACGAGACCGCGAGAATAACGAGAAGGTATATGACGAAATTACCGGAAAGCGAATCTACGACAAATTTGAGGCTCCAGACCTAGATGAAGTGAGcggagaagaggacgaggaagaagaggacaaCGGCTTCAGATCATTGCAGTGGACGGAGATGCTTGAGCCTCGCATTCTGCAGCAAGCTCCTGTgaccaacaacaacacggaagcggcggcggcggctacaGAGGGCGAGATGCCATCAGGGCATGACCAGGTAAGCGAACTCCAACCAGAGGCGGATGCTTTAGAGAGCCAACCCAGTACGGGTCAAGTGCGGGCAGCTGTTGAAAATGATTTGATGCACGACTCTTTTGGCACAATACAGTCCGGTCAGCGATTGCCAAGACTGGATCTATCCATGTCTGAAGTGCAAATTAGCACTGCCAGCAATAGCTTCGAGTTTATGGGACAGTTGAACAGCAACAATCTGGCAAAAATAGGAGACGCTCAACTGGATCACGCATTgacagctgcagccaatccCCCAAATGCACACTCTGCAAAGTCAAATTTTTTGGTAGAGCgagaagacgaagcagcTGCTGACCATGAGGCAGAACTAGCATATAGCCTAGCGAATGCCGTGGCAGAAGGAGTCTCGAGTTCTCACACGCCTATGCCGAAGATGGCGGAGCCGTCTGaagaccaaggaggagaggatgAAGGACAGCAGACgcgacgagaagaagggcagggagaagagcagacATCAGCGCATAGTGGCAGCGCGATCCACTCCGACGCAGTCATTGCCGTATCGCAGTTTAGTATCCCGAGTGGGCGGCAACCGCGGACGGCATTTTCCATGGAGAACGGTGCACATCACGACACATTGATCCCCGAAACATTGCTACATCTACGCGAGAGCACACCACAGCCAAACAACTCGAAATCGCAGGCGTCAAGttccagcagaagcagcccGTTTCCGTCGCTGGAGGAGATATTCCTGTCTGCTCAACCCACTCAAAATTCCGGCAGGAAGATGGATACCCCTTCTTTGTCAACGAGCCAGGTCGTGCCTGCACGGGATATGGAATACGAAGAAGCTATGCGCAAGCTTGATGAGGGGCACGAGTCAGATGCCTCTCCCGaggagaagcaagaagaacaagaggaaGTAGACAGCAAGGTGTTTCCCAACGCAACGCAGCCATCGCTTCGCACGAGACTTGCAGATGAGAAGCTGCCAGCGTTGTCAACTTCTCTTTCTCAaccggagaagaagacgaatgACAAATCACCGTTTGCCATACCGACTGGAAGTCAAGTCATTGTTCTGAGCTCTAGCCCAGGCTCCAGTAATGGCGTGCCAGATGAGACTAATGAACCGGAAGATGGGAGACCCAGTCCTGcgaagggaaagagaaagctaCCTACTGGTCCTGGGTGGGTTTGGAAAGGCACCCCGGATGAGAGAGATGGGTCGAAcggcaagagaaaagagagggcgACACCTTCATCGAGAGCCAGTCGGCGAGGACGATCAGAAGCTAAAGGAGAGCCGCTATCGCATACGCCGCTTGTCAGCGCTGTGAGCAAATACAGAGGGCGAAAGGGGCGGTAGAGCAGGACTGGTGATTCCAGCTATGGTGAATGAGGATGCGTGAGAGAGAAGTAAAGATATTTTCTTGGCTTGTAAATCATGTATAAatggagagagagtgtgtgcaTAAGACTAGCAGCCGATGACAAGAGTCAGCAACATGGCTTGTTTGCATTGAGTTTGCGCGAGCGGCATTTGGATGAGCGAGCATACTTAGACAtgttatttcttcttcactgccTGAACTAAAGGTGTGATAATCTACGAGTATAAAGtgaatacttttttttttttttttttgccgaGTTTAGATATGcctttaatattctttaactGTTTCAATTGGCCGTAGCCGTAGGGTATCATTCTGTTGCAGATACTGCTACCTACTGCTTGACGGTGTTGCCAAATCTGCTACCCTGTGGTTAGTCGTGCTTCATGTTtatttttccccttctttttaAACACAACGCAATACAGTAGGGCGCGTTTCACAATGCTGTGTGTCATGTGTCACATTATCGCTGGCGCCAAAATTGGTTGAGATGGGTGGGATTCAAACATACAGCAAACGTCGAAAGTTAAAAAGCTAGTGATGGGGACCAAGTGGGAATCAAATACAGAATTGAGTTTGGGCAATCCTAAGACGCTTGAGGCCAGGAAATGGGaggaaacaacaacaagggGTGATGTGCAGCGGCTTCTCCGTACAGCAGGCAGCATTGCATTGACATTGGAGCATCGTCAGCCAACCATTTCAGGCGGGCAGCGTGGCAATTTTGGGGGCAGCTGAGGAAGCCGGATCGATTGGTTGGTTGGTGGAGATGGGCTCAGTATGTTAATAGTAGCCTCTTTGAGCACAGAATCATAAAATGTTGAGGATGTgacgggagagaagagattgGCTTGGGTTCTGGCTGCTGCATGACGATGGGTAACGGGTAGGGGGGACGCCGTGAGACGTGGACATTCTAGGGCTCTTTTGGTGTTGAGCAGCGTTTGTGCGCAAGCAGCTGTCTGACTACAGCAAGGCAGCTGATTCATTGTTTGTCTacaaataattatatatacatactatTCGTCAATCAAAtggtacatacatacatgcactTGTTGCTTCACCTTCCATGCGACATTGCGATTTTCAAGATTCCCCGGTTTTCCCCCTTGTCCTGCTTTCACCTGCATGTATTGTTTCACGTATTGCTCGCCGCTCAATTGCATCAGATGCTGCTTCAGCGACCGGAGATGCTggatctgcttcttcctctcgctgctctcctttctttttcctctgcGTCACTCGCCCCCTTGCTATCCTTGCCTGGTCTCCCCGTCCAAGACAAGCGTCTCAGAGTCGCTCGCCTCTGACGTCGACGAACTGCCACAGAGTTTGCCAGCGGTGGGGCCGCCCATTCAATAGCGGTGCTCTACCCGGCACCAGCAGAAACAGGCCGTCATGCGCCACCGGCAGCCGGAACGCCAGCCCTGGCCGTGCTTTGCCGCCGTGCTGCAGCGTTTCTTGGTCgagctgctcctcttcttgtttttcttcttcttcttcttcttctgcttcacgACAGCTTCTGCATATCCCAACACACCTGCAGCGTCTGCTCTGCCTCCGTCCACCGCAGCTTCAGcgtcttctgctgctgctgcctctgcccAGAAACTGCCCGCGCCCGCACGGAACCGACCCTCGATTGCAGCAGCTCCATCGGATCAGCTCGGGCACGCGACCCCACCGTCTGCCGCAGACGCCGCATTATCGACGCTTGTGACGATCCCGCTGCAGGCCAAGCTTGACgattcagcagcagcttcttcttctgcttcttctgctgctgctgctgctcttctttctgctgcatcatcatcatcatcatcatcatcatcatcaacttcttcttcctcgccgaCTCCTCCCCTCGCCGCCGCACTGCCGCCGGGCCAAGACGCCAGCATGTCCGACCTAGCCTACCGCATGACCAGCGAATACACCTGCACCACCATCGGCGGCGAGACCTTCTGCAGAGTGCACGTGCCCGTGCTCAAGGCCGATGCGCCGATGCGGGCGACGGACATGCGCGTCGTGCTAGCCGTAGTGAGCTGCCTAGCCGGGATTCTTGCCTGGGGACTGGTTTAGGCGAAGCGACGAAGCAAGACTGAGCGAGACTGTGACGGTGGCGATACTGTCACGGCACAGATGGTCTGCTCCATGGTCTGCTCCATGGTCTGCTCTGCTAGGTACTGGGTACCGAGAGAGGGAAGCACATCAAGGGGGAGCTGCATTGTTTCCATTTCCCATGTTATGATTCTACAGCTCTCGCTGGCTGAGTGACTCGTTGTCTCTTCAATCCGGGAGGGTCCAGGGCTGCTTTGGAATTTTTGGTTCCTTGATTTTCGAGCTTTCAGGGCTGGACGTGGTCTCACAGCGGGATGGCTGATTTACACTTGTTTGAGCTTGGCGTTGGGGGATTTTATACCAGAGTATTGGCATTTACGCATCATGGCTTGTCATTTGAAATTTCGTCTTCAGATCGCGGGAACTGGGCAGCTTATTTTCCTTGTACACAAAATACACGACGTTCTGACATTTAAAGCTCAACATCTTCCGCATGCAGTGATACGGCAGCGAGCTCCACAGCGGGGGGGCTACAGGCAGTTGGTGGCGGGGCGGCGGGGTAATTCTGCGCCAAAGGCCCGGCGAGCCTCTGATCCAAGCTCTGGGCCAATCAGCGCTCCGGCCACCATCACGACGAACACGAGCACCTCGTTTTCCTGCCCAAGCACTGGCCGTCGACCGCTTCCTCAGGTACCAGGCAGGATCACATTTCTGACCCCAtctcgttttcttcttctcccttcttttaCTTGCAATTTAGATACCCCCGAAACAAACCCCCGATTCCATTCACATCCACCATGGCACAGGCTCCTCTGTTCCGTCTGCAGTGCGGCGTCAATTCCTACGAATGGGGCAAAAAGGGCAGCGAATCGGCCGCTGCTCGATACGCCGCCGCCACGCCTTCAGCCGACCTGACGATCCAGGCTGACAAGCCCTACGCCGAGGTGCGACCTGCATATCCTTGATTGCTTTTCTCCCTTTGATTTTTCTGCAGTAACTTACTCCTTCTCCGCCGCCTTGCTGCAGCTATGGATGGGCACCCACCCCTCCAACCCCTCCAAGGACCTCAACACCGGCCGCACGCTCCTCGACCTCTGCGCCGAAAACCAGAGTCTCCTCTCCGAACCGGTCTCTGCCAGATACGGCGCCAAACTGCCGTTTCTCTTCAAGGTCTTGTCCGTCAACAAGGCCCTTTCCATCCAGGCCCATCCCAACAAGAAGCTCGCCGAGCAGCTGCACGCCCGAGACCCGAAAAACTACCCCGATGACAACCACAAGCCCGAGATGGCCATTGCCATTACCCCCTTCGAGGGCCTGTGTGGATTCAGGCCGCTGGGCGAAGTCGCACACTTTTTGGAGACGGTGAAGCCCCTAAGAACTTTGGTGGGAGAGCACGAGGCGTCACAGTTTATCCAGGCCGCCAAAGAGCAGGGTGGCGATGAggcatccaagaagaaggctctgCAGAAAGCATTCGGCGGCCTGATGTCCTCTTCGTCCGACGACATTGACAGGGAAATTGCCAGCCTTGTGGCGCTCGCCAAGTCTGAGGGCGCCGATTTCGCTGCTGGTGGCGTGCCGTCCACCAAGGGCGACGTCCTTGTTGAGCTTGTCACCCGACTTCATGGCCAATACGGCTCCGATATTGGCATTTTcgtgctcttcttcctcaactTTGTCACTCTGCAGCCCGGCGAGGCCCTGTTCCTCGTCGCCGACGACATCCATGCCTACGTTTCCGGCGACATCATTGAATGCATGGCAGCCTCTGATAACGTTGTCCGCGCTGGCCTGACACCAAAGTTCAAGGATGTGTCCACTCTGGTCGACATGCTCACGTACAACTATGCGCCCATTGATGAGCAGAAGATGAACCCTACCGAATACCCATACGCAACGCTTAACCGGACTGCCTACAGCTCTGGATCAGCCGTCATGCTGTATGATCCCCCGATTGAAGAGTTTAGCGTCGTGCGCTCCCTGCTCCGCGGAGAGGGAGCAAAGGCTACCTTTGATCCTCTCGAAGGCCCCAGCATCGTTATTTGCACCAATGGCAAAGGCACGATTGCCGTCGGTGAGGCAAAGCACGACATCGAGGAAGGACACATATATTTTGTCGGATCTGCTGCAGAGCTGATTCTTGAGTCTGCAGTTGGCCAGGAAGAGGAATTCACGACGTTCAAGGCCTTCTGCGAGATTGGTGGAtcagaaaaggagaagctatgatgatggagagccCCAGTGCATTTACGAAACGTTGAGCCATGTACAGATGAAACGAATTGCATGAATGCGATTTGAAATTTTTGGTCAAGCGACAGAGAtagctacctacctacctacatacatagtaATGACACATAGAGACATGATCCTCTccattctttattcttttcctgctcttcgctctctctttctagcGCCGACGCCGGCCGTGCTCCCGCCGCTACACCGTATGAGTCTTGCATATTCCCAACGCCACTTACACCAAATTCTTTATAGAAATTTTGCGTTTTATCACGGCATTGGACAATCGAAATCACGGTATCGGCATTTACAATCTACATCATGATCGGCAATGGCCTGACTCACCACCTTGAAGTCTCCTGTCGTCGAGATTTCACGTGATTGCAGCCGGATGAGTCATCCAAATTGCCCCTCCAAAAAATCATTCAAGAAACACCCATTACCCCACGTTCGAGATACCAGCCAGACCTTATCAACCACTTTCTTGTGTGTAATCCGCTGTGCACAATGGCCGAAGAAACGAACCCCCCAGCTCCTACGGCCGACAAGCCCGTCGAACCGGCCGCCGACGCCGGCCCTTCgaagaaggctgccaagaaggccgaggccaaggcgaagaaggaggctCTCAAGGCCCAGCGCGCTGCTGAGCGAGTTGCCGTCGCTTCAGCCAGCAACGAGCCCGAAGAAGACCCCTCCAAAGACTACTACGGTGCTGCCACGCCGGCTCTGCTCACCAGCTTTTCGCCCGATGCCGAGGACGTCAGCCTGAAGTCCATCAACGAATCGCACGTTGGCAAGAAGGTCGTCATCCGGGCATGGCTCCAGAACACGCGCATGCAGGGCGCCAAGATGGCCTTTGTCGAGCTGCGTGAGGAGGGCAATTGGGCCATCCAGGGCATTGTGTCTGCCACCGGCGATGCCAAGGCCGAGGGCGACTCAACGCCCGTCATCAGCAAGCGCATGGTCAAGTGGGTGGGCGCTGTCAACCCCGAGAGTTTCGTCACCGTCGAGGCGACCGTGGAGAAGCCCTTTGCGCCCGTCAAGAGCTGCCGCGTGACCGATTTCGAGCTGCACATCTCTAAGCTGTTTATCGTTTCTGCTGCTCCCGCGACCCTGGGCATgactttggcggcagcgAACCGTGCCGTTACCAACTTTAGCGATGAGGAGGTCAAGCCGGAGGAGGCTGCTcaagagaaggaggctgaAGGCGGTCCTCCGGCAGCGTCTATGCTGACTCACTTGGACAACATTGTCATGCACAAGCGCTCTCCCGTCCAGCAGGCCATTGCTGTATGTCATGACCACGTCGATATTTTCAATTCCAAGTAGTTACTTTGCTTACAATGAGAACGCAGGATATCCGAGTCGAGGCCAAGCACCTGTTCCGCTCATATCTGCGTGACCATGGATTCAAAGAGTTTGAGCCCCCGTGTCTCATCGGAGCCGCTTCAGAAGGTGGTGCCAACGTTTTCGCCATGCCATACTTCAACCAAAAGGCCTACCTGGCCCAGTCACCGCAGTTTTATAAGCAATTCGAGATTGCTGGTGGTCGAAAGCGCGTCTTTAGCATTGGACCAGTGTTCAGAGCTGAGAACTCCAACACTCCGAGACACATGACTGAGGTAAGCCCGCTTCTCTACTTTGCTGTA comes from Trichoderma asperellum chromosome 3, complete sequence and encodes:
- a CDS encoding uncharacterized protein (BUSCO:EOG092D1SLW), whose translation is MGTHPSNPSKDLNTGRTLLDLCAENQSLLSEPVSARYGAKLPFLFKVLSVNKALSIQAHPNKKLAEQLHARDPKNYPDDNHKPEMAIAITPFEGLCGFRPLGEVAHFLETVKPLRTLVGEHEASQFIQAAKEQGGDEASKKKALQKAFGGLMSSSSDDIDREIASLVALAKSEGADFAAGGVPSTKGDVLVELVTRLHGQYGSDIGIFVLFFLNFVTLQPGEALFLVADDIHAYVSGDIIECMAASDNVVRAGLTPKFKDVSTLVDMLTYNYAPIDEQKMNPTEYPYATLNRTAYSSGSAVMLYDPPIEEFSVVRSLLRGEGAKATFDPLEGPSIVICTNGKGTIAVGEAKHDIEEGHIYFVGSAAELILESAVGQEEEFTTFKAFCEIGGSEKEKL